Proteins encoded in a region of the Brevundimonas vesicularis genome:
- the fliE gene encoding flagellar hook-basal body complex protein FliE: MNPMMAAKAYAAVQGAMPTAAQAPGVGDGGFADLVKNAMTDMTQQSRAAETQMTRSVQGQGNLIDVVTALSSAEASLETVISVRDQVISAYKEIMAMPI, from the coding sequence ATGAATCCGATGATGGCCGCCAAGGCCTATGCCGCCGTTCAGGGCGCCATGCCGACAGCAGCCCAGGCGCCCGGCGTCGGAGACGGCGGCTTCGCCGACCTGGTCAAGAACGCCATGACCGACATGACCCAGCAGTCGCGCGCGGCCGAAACCCAGATGACCCGCTCGGTCCAGGGTCAGGGCAATCTGATCGATGTGGTCACGGCGCTGAGCTCGGCCGAGGCGTCCCTGGAAACGGTGATCTCGGTCCGCGATCAGGTGATTTCCGCCTATAAGGAAATCATGGCGATGCCAATCTGA
- a CDS encoding ribonuclease D, which produces MTVYLHEGDLPDDLDLGSEVAIDSETMGLRFRRDPLCVVQLSSGDGNAHVVRLNRPAYDCPNLKRVLTDPAVTKIFHFGRFDIGMFLLHLGVETRPVYCTKIASKLARTYTDRHGLKDVVRETVGVDLSKAQQSSDWGAETLSQAQLDYAASDVLYLHAAKAKLDMMLAREGRTELAAECFDFLPTRSALDLAGWDETDIFAHS; this is translated from the coding sequence ATGACCGTTTACCTGCATGAGGGCGACCTGCCCGACGATCTGGACCTGGGGTCCGAGGTCGCCATCGATTCCGAGACGATGGGGCTGCGTTTCCGCCGCGATCCGCTGTGCGTGGTGCAGCTGTCGTCGGGCGACGGAAACGCCCATGTCGTGCGGCTGAACCGGCCGGCCTATGATTGTCCTAACCTGAAGCGCGTGCTGACCGATCCGGCGGTGACCAAGATCTTCCATTTCGGCCGGTTCGACATCGGCATGTTCCTGCTGCACCTCGGCGTCGAGACGCGGCCGGTCTATTGCACCAAGATCGCCTCCAAGCTGGCGCGCACCTACACTGACCGGCACGGGCTGAAGGACGTGGTGCGCGAGACGGTGGGCGTGGACCTGTCCAAGGCGCAGCAGTCCTCGGACTGGGGCGCCGAGACGTTGAGCCAGGCGCAGCTGGACTATGCGGCGTCGGATGTCCTTTATCTGCACGCGGCCAAGGCCAAGCTGGATATGATGCTGGCGCGCGAAGGGCGAACCGAACTGGCCGCTGAATGTTTCGACTTCCTGCCGACGCGGTCGGCGCTCGACCTGGCCGGCTGGGACGAGACCGACATCTTCGCCCACAGCTGA
- a CDS encoding FliO/MopB family protein, with product MNFLDLARAVFGLAFTLGLIGIAAWAARRYAPQILARLNAERGERRLQVVETLVLDPARRLVLVRVDDEERLILLGEGRELIEPRQPSLGKTGGGQ from the coding sequence ATGAATTTCCTCGATCTCGCCCGGGCGGTCTTCGGCCTGGCCTTCACCCTCGGCCTGATCGGGATCGCGGCCTGGGCTGCGCGCCGCTATGCGCCGCAAATTCTGGCCCGGCTGAATGCAGAGCGCGGCGAGCGCCGACTTCAGGTCGTCGAGACCCTGGTGCTGGACCCCGCCCGTCGCCTCGTTCTGGTCCGCGTCGATGACGAGGAGCGGCTGATCCTGCTGGGCGAAGGCCGCGAACTGATCGAACCGCGCCAGCCCTCTCTCGGCAAAACAGGAGGCGGCCAGTGA
- a CDS encoding polysaccharide biosynthesis/export family protein yields MGARTGIGLLVAILSLGLTAFAPQSVSDYRLASADKVRIDVFGEAALGGEFVIDANGRIALPLIGEVQAAGLTGAQLQDAVAQALSQGYLNQPRVTAQVLTYRPIYILGEVNRPGEYPYLPDLTVLNAVATAQGFTYRANTRRVFVRRAGSPVEEAQPLTADARVSPGDTLRIGERYF; encoded by the coding sequence ATGGGGGCAAGGACAGGCATCGGCCTGCTGGTGGCGATCCTATCGCTGGGCCTGACGGCCTTTGCGCCTCAGAGCGTGTCGGACTATCGCCTCGCCTCCGCCGACAAGGTGCGCATCGACGTCTTCGGCGAGGCGGCTCTGGGCGGCGAATTCGTGATCGACGCCAACGGCCGGATCGCCCTGCCGCTGATCGGCGAGGTTCAGGCCGCCGGCCTGACGGGCGCCCAGCTTCAGGACGCCGTCGCTCAAGCCTTGAGCCAGGGCTATCTGAACCAGCCGCGCGTCACCGCCCAGGTCCTAACCTATCGGCCGATCTACATCCTGGGCGAGGTCAATCGGCCAGGTGAATACCCCTATCTGCCGGACCTGACGGTGTTGAACGCCGTGGCGACGGCGCAAGGCTTCACCTATCGCGCCAACACGCGCCGCGTCTTCGTGCGTCGCGCCGGATCACCGGTCGAAGAGGCCCAGCCGCTGACCGCCGATGCGCGTGTTTCGCCCGGCGACACCCTGCGAATCGGCGAACGCTACTTCTGA
- the lptC gene encoding LPS export ABC transporter periplasmic protein LptC produces MTEHGEQSRIEADEARVALAGARWRARSRRVKLYRRVLPIVILVLAGGALTWTVFRTVMSGVERKASQSQEVRLDAPLFHGQDAQGRAFTVGAQGAVRDPNTGKFKLIGPALKLNLGGRKVTELTADGGIYDEQAKTVTIGPNVRISDGGTGFVLTTPEAVVDTSTGNVTGSKGVQGSGPIGTINASSYAIYDQGQRVVFDGAGDNKVKGVLTPKGSGG; encoded by the coding sequence TTGACCGAACACGGCGAACAGTCCCGCATCGAGGCCGACGAGGCCAGGGTCGCCCTGGCCGGCGCCCGTTGGCGCGCGCGCTCGCGGCGGGTGAAGCTTTATCGCCGCGTCCTGCCGATCGTCATCCTGGTGCTGGCGGGCGGCGCCCTGACCTGGACCGTGTTCCGCACCGTCATGTCGGGGGTGGAGCGCAAGGCCAGCCAGAGCCAGGAAGTCCGGCTGGACGCCCCCCTGTTCCACGGCCAGGACGCGCAAGGCCGCGCCTTCACCGTCGGCGCCCAGGGCGCTGTGCGTGACCCCAATACCGGCAAGTTCAAATTGATCGGCCCGGCGCTGAAGCTGAACCTGGGTGGACGCAAGGTCACCGAACTGACCGCCGACGGCGGCATCTATGACGAGCAGGCCAAGACGGTGACGATCGGTCCGAACGTGCGCATTTCGGACGGCGGGACGGGCTTTGTCCTGACCACGCCCGAGGCGGTGGTCGACACCTCGACCGGAAACGTCACCGGTTCAAAGGGCGTTCAGGGTTCCGGCCCTATTGGAACCATCAACGCATCGTCCTATGCGATCTACGATCAGGGACAGCGCGTCGTGTTCGACGGCGCAGGCGACAACAAGGTGAAGGGCGTTCTGACGCCCAAGGGGTCAGGCGGATGA
- a CDS encoding HU family DNA-binding protein, whose translation MTTQAELIAAVAKDAGVSQADAGKVLTAIVENIHSTLKSGGDIRISNLGVFDTADRAEREGRNPATGATIKIAASKAVRFRVSKPLKDAVNG comes from the coding sequence ATGACCACTCAAGCCGAACTGATCGCCGCCGTCGCCAAGGACGCTGGTGTTTCGCAGGCCGACGCCGGCAAGGTGCTGACCGCGATCGTCGAAAACATCCACTCGACCCTGAAGTCGGGCGGCGACATCCGCATCTCCAACCTGGGCGTCTTCGACACCGCCGACCGCGCCGAGCGCGAAGGCCGCAACCCGGCTACCGGCGCGACCATCAAGATCGCCGCCTCCAAGGCCGTGCGCTTCCGCGTCTCCAAGCCGCTGAAGGACGCCGTCAACGGCTAA
- the flgB gene encoding flagellar basal body rod protein FlgB: MGVADIPLLGQIKGRLGWLDARQRVIAENVANADTPGFVGRDLKQPTDFAAAMRAGGGLQMVRTNAAHIAPAGSPVRFAPTKAPDSETTLDGNSVVVEEQMLKMAESRMAYDAAIGFYQKSMSMIRMAAKRPGA, encoded by the coding sequence ATGGGCGTCGCCGACATACCGCTGCTGGGGCAGATCAAGGGCCGGCTGGGCTGGCTGGACGCCCGCCAGCGGGTCATCGCCGAGAACGTCGCCAACGCCGATACGCCGGGCTTCGTCGGGCGCGACCTGAAACAGCCGACCGACTTCGCCGCCGCCATGCGCGCGGGCGGGGGGCTGCAGATGGTGCGCACCAATGCGGCCCATATCGCGCCGGCCGGTTCGCCGGTGCGGTTCGCCCCGACCAAGGCGCCCGATTCGGAGACCACGCTGGACGGCAATTCGGTGGTGGTCGAAGAGCAGATGCTGAAGATGGCCGAGAGCCGCATGGCCTATGACGCCGCCATCGGCTTCTACCAGAAATCCATGTCCATGATCCGCATGGCCGCCAAGCGGCCGGGCGCCTGA
- a CDS encoding DUF983 domain-containing protein, whose product MTDYPRLSTLKTGLACRCPRCGKGPLFKGYLTLQTECPQCGLSYAFADPADGPAFFVMTAVGVVGMILLMVFDFTVHPPIWVHLVVTLPILVALCLGCLRPFKAWLVAEQYVHKAAPPEFSSNGKHGPF is encoded by the coding sequence ATGACCGATTATCCTCGCCTCAGCACCCTGAAGACCGGCTTGGCCTGTCGCTGCCCCCGCTGCGGCAAGGGACCGCTTTTCAAAGGCTACCTGACGCTACAGACGGAATGTCCTCAGTGCGGGCTCAGCTACGCCTTCGCCGATCCGGCGGACGGCCCGGCCTTCTTCGTCATGACGGCCGTCGGGGTGGTGGGGATGATCCTGCTGATGGTGTTCGACTTCACCGTCCATCCGCCGATCTGGGTGCATCTGGTCGTGACCCTGCCGATCCTGGTCGCCCTGTGCCTGGGGTGCCTGCGCCCCTTCAAGGCCTGGCTGGTCGCCGAACAATACGTTCACAAGGCCGCCCCGCCCGAGTTCTCCTCGAACGGCAAGCACGGTCCTTTCTAG
- a CDS encoding FAD/NAD(P)-binding protein, with protein MPQQNGPHVAIVGAGFSGLLTAVNLLKASRDVRVTLIERRGVFGPGTAYDTGNPSHLLNVRLDNMSAFPDQPAHLADWLAEQPSWRAQDGFITRGVYGDYLQALLDEALDDAPDRLTLIGAKAQSIDRQDDGWRIVTSDGEVAADQVVLALGNLEPASPPGVEDAVRASPAYVENPWRFDPQTARDARNVLLIGSGLTMVDAAITLRRPGRRLTALSRHGLLPRAHATVPPTPYVGAFSGSPAEILRQIRAATAEADWRAVFDRLRHSARDIWRGWSRAERSRFLRHLRPLWDVHRHRLSPGPARDIHSMLAGGELTILAGKLTELKATDVIEVSWRPRGKKRAIKERFNLVVNCTGPLGVISKSTEPMIRDLLNKGYGRPDPLGLGLQVDDEGGLLDGAGAPARGLHAIGPLTRGAFWEMTAVPDLRGQARDLAARILSHRP; from the coding sequence GTGCCGCAGCAGAATGGACCGCATGTCGCCATCGTCGGCGCGGGTTTCAGCGGTCTGCTGACCGCCGTCAATCTGCTGAAGGCCTCGCGCGATGTGCGCGTCACCCTGATCGAACGGCGCGGCGTTTTCGGTCCCGGCACCGCCTATGACACGGGCAATCCCAGCCATCTGCTGAACGTCCGCCTGGACAATATGAGCGCCTTTCCCGACCAGCCCGCCCACCTCGCCGACTGGCTGGCCGAACAGCCGTCGTGGCGCGCCCAGGACGGCTTCATCACCCGCGGCGTCTATGGCGACTATCTTCAGGCCTTGCTGGACGAGGCGCTGGACGACGCCCCCGACCGCCTGACCCTGATCGGCGCCAAGGCGCAATCCATCGATCGCCAGGACGACGGCTGGCGCATCGTGACCAGCGACGGAGAGGTCGCGGCCGATCAGGTCGTGCTGGCGCTGGGCAATCTGGAGCCCGCCTCGCCCCCTGGCGTCGAGGACGCGGTGCGCGCCTCGCCCGCCTATGTCGAAAACCCCTGGCGGTTCGATCCTCAGACGGCGCGCGACGCCCGCAACGTCCTGCTGATCGGGTCGGGCCTGACGATGGTGGATGCGGCCATCACCCTGCGCCGGCCCGGACGCCGCCTGACCGCCCTGTCGCGTCACGGCCTTCTGCCCCGGGCCCACGCGACCGTTCCGCCCACACCCTATGTCGGCGCCTTTTCGGGCAGCCCGGCCGAAATCCTGCGTCAGATCCGCGCCGCGACGGCCGAGGCGGACTGGCGCGCCGTGTTCGACCGCCTGCGCCATTCCGCGCGCGACATTTGGCGCGGCTGGTCGCGTGCCGAGCGCAGCCGCTTCCTGCGCCATCTGCGCCCCCTGTGGGACGTGCATCGTCACCGCCTGTCGCCCGGCCCGGCGCGCGACATCCATTCCATGCTGGCCGGCGGCGAGCTGACGATCCTGGCCGGCAAGCTGACCGAGCTGAAAGCGACCGACGTCATCGAGGTATCGTGGCGTCCGCGCGGAAAGAAGCGCGCCATCAAGGAGCGGTTCAACCTGGTCGTGAACTGCACCGGGCCGCTGGGCGTGATCTCAAAGAGCACCGAACCGATGATCCGCGACCTCCTGAACAAGGGCTACGGTCGCCCCGACCCCTTGGGCCTAGGCCTGCAGGTCGATGACGAGGGCGGTCTGCTGGACGGCGCGGGCGCCCCCGCGCGCGGTCTTCACGCCATCGGCCCCCTGACGCGCGGCGCCTTCTGGGAAATGACGGCCGTGCCCGACCTGCGCGGCCAGGCCCGCGATCTCGCCGCCCGTATCCTGTCGCACCGCCCCTAG
- a CDS encoding WecB/TagA/CpsF family glycosyltransferase produces the protein MADPSLSPSAPERFATERRARPRAPFRQNRRAHERVTILGQSMDLVKPEEVLHHIQKAVRQGEKSLIANHNLHSLYLMRKRPELGAFYDRADLIEVDSTPLLAFSRALGLHSRGFHRCTYLDWRDHFWSVANRQGWRVLSVGGAPGVGDEAARRLKLRYPEADIAIHHGFFDARPGSSENAAVLDRITAFQPHILFVGMGMPRQELWIADNFERLPDCVILSVGAAFDYEAGVQSAAPRWMGRAGIEWAYRLLHDPKRLFVRYCVEPWTLLPLALRDIRQARGRNR, from the coding sequence ATGGCGGACCCGTCTCTCAGCCCCTCTGCGCCAGAGCGCTTCGCCACGGAGCGCCGCGCCCGGCCGCGCGCGCCGTTTCGCCAGAACCGCCGCGCCCACGAGCGAGTGACGATCCTGGGTCAATCGATGGATCTGGTGAAGCCGGAAGAGGTGCTGCACCACATTCAGAAGGCGGTGCGACAGGGCGAAAAAAGTCTCATCGCCAATCACAATCTGCACAGCCTGTATCTGATGCGGAAGCGACCTGAACTCGGCGCCTTCTACGATAGGGCCGATCTGATCGAGGTCGATTCGACGCCGCTGCTGGCCTTCTCGCGCGCCCTGGGCCTGCACAGCCGGGGCTTTCACCGCTGCACCTATCTGGACTGGCGCGACCATTTCTGGAGCGTGGCGAACCGTCAGGGCTGGCGCGTCCTGTCCGTCGGCGGCGCGCCTGGCGTCGGCGACGAGGCGGCCCGCCGGCTGAAGCTCCGCTATCCGGAAGCCGACATCGCCATCCACCACGGCTTCTTCGACGCCCGGCCCGGTTCGTCCGAGAACGCCGCCGTCCTCGATCGGATCACGGCCTTCCAGCCCCACATCCTGTTCGTCGGCATGGGAATGCCGCGCCAGGAGTTATGGATCGCCGACAATTTCGAGCGCCTGCCCGATTGCGTCATCCTGTCGGTCGGCGCCGCCTTCGACTATGAGGCGGGGGTTCAGAGCGCGGCCCCGCGCTGGATGGGACGCGCCGGCATCGAATGGGCCTATCGCCTGCTGCATGACCCGAAACGACTGTTCGTCCGCTACTGCGTCGAGCCCTGGACGCTCCTCCCGCTGGCCCTGCGCGATATCCGCCAGGCCAGGGGTCGCAACCGCTGA
- the flgC gene encoding flagellar basal body rod protein FlgC, with product MPDPIPPSNSAMAVAASALKAQQSRMRVIAENIANAQSTARTPGGEPYRRQIPVFQAREVDGATGVTLAEVRPDQGDFKMDYDPSHPAANAQGYVMRPNVDTLVEAMDMREAQRAYEANLNVIETARSMDSRTLDIIKR from the coding sequence ATGCCTGATCCCATCCCCCCTTCGAACAGCGCCATGGCGGTGGCGGCCTCGGCCCTGAAGGCGCAGCAGTCGCGCATGCGCGTGATCGCCGAGAACATCGCCAACGCCCAGTCGACGGCGCGCACGCCGGGCGGCGAGCCCTATCGCCGCCAGATCCCGGTCTTCCAGGCGCGCGAGGTCGATGGGGCGACCGGCGTCACCCTGGCCGAGGTTCGGCCCGACCAGGGCGACTTCAAGATGGACTATGACCCGTCGCACCCGGCCGCGAACGCGCAAGGCTATGTGATGCGGCCCAATGTCGACACCCTGGTCGAGGCGATGGACATGCGCGAGGCGCAGCGCGCCTATGAGGCCAATCTGAACGTCATCGAGACGGCGCGGTCGATGGACAGCCGCACCCTCGACATCATCAAACGCTGA
- a CDS encoding tetratricopeptide repeat protein, whose product MSGASPTKRILKTTVAAATAGAVVFAPMAPLAQEVGQSRDPLSINIGANAEFTQVEFGGVIGVRSRISREGDKVVVRLGTTAAPDVSRLKVDPPAGVKSVETRPSRGAGGTDLILTLEQGADARSGVADGAVWLNLYAPGKAPEGGDAAAPQTTKAVVPVRAETAGGKTVLTFDWGAPVGAAVFRRGDAVWVVFDTAARMDMSGAKALGSAKNAQWAAGPGYTALRIAEPEGLGVSAQGQGGTWTVTLGGPDGAAGGVEVGRSDDGAPVLVAQMAGATKAVWLTDPLVGDRFAAVTALAPGKSYAGGRRTVDLSLIPTAQGLAVETSADDLKIEAAGDLVTLSRPKGLALSSPAAGLETGDHNADAPKRAAYPALIDEAWAATGEAGFSDRYRRLQDAAGLETIAAADNPRAPIEARMALARFLVGSGLNYEAIGVLNALIAKAPNLQGEPEVRGLRGVARVGVGRLEEAQVDFAGAALAGDPATKVWLGYIASEMGDWEGARRNFAAGAPAIDSFPKEWRARFGAAHAMAAIQLNDLAAAQQLLAYVFSQDAPAVDQLTARLVQARMFQLNGDKNRALAVYKAVARAPLDGIATPAKLGAISLELDKGAITPDQATVQLEQLKWRWRGDATEMAVVRKLSGIYLQQGRYREALDALRGAGKRMAGVPGAAEVQADQANAFRALFLDGAADGLQPVQALALFYDFRELTPIGADGDEMVRRLSRRLIDVDLLDQAAELLKHQVDERLDGVAKAQVATNLATVYLMDRQPEKALQAIWGSRTTLLPNAMNSERRALEARALMDLGRFDHALEVLDRDQSNPAREVRADIFWKQQKWGEAAPIYEARLGDRYKTATTPLTPAEESWLIRAGVGYSLSGDRAALQRLSGRFGPMVPGARSAAALRVALDDNLSGVAGTGDFANLSSQADTFVGWVNSAKQAFRKEADAKSAA is encoded by the coding sequence ATGTCCGGGGCCTCGCCGACAAAGCGCATCCTGAAGACGACCGTGGCCGCCGCCACGGCCGGCGCCGTCGTGTTCGCGCCGATGGCGCCGCTGGCCCAGGAAGTCGGCCAGTCGCGCGATCCGCTGTCCATCAATATCGGCGCAAACGCCGAGTTCACGCAGGTCGAGTTCGGCGGCGTGATCGGGGTGCGCTCGCGCATCAGCCGCGAGGGCGACAAGGTCGTCGTTCGGCTGGGGACCACCGCTGCGCCCGACGTCTCGCGATTGAAGGTCGATCCGCCGGCCGGGGTGAAGTCGGTCGAGACGCGGCCGAGCCGGGGCGCGGGCGGCACGGACCTGATCCTGACGCTGGAACAGGGTGCGGATGCGCGCTCGGGCGTGGCGGACGGGGCGGTATGGCTGAACCTCTATGCGCCCGGCAAGGCGCCGGAGGGCGGGGACGCCGCCGCGCCGCAGACGACCAAGGCCGTGGTGCCGGTGCGGGCCGAGACGGCCGGCGGTAAGACGGTCCTGACCTTCGACTGGGGCGCGCCGGTGGGGGCGGCCGTCTTCCGCCGGGGCGATGCCGTATGGGTCGTGTTCGACACCGCCGCCCGCATGGATATGAGCGGCGCCAAGGCGCTGGGATCGGCCAAGAACGCCCAGTGGGCGGCCGGGCCGGGCTATACGGCCTTGAGGATCGCCGAACCTGAGGGGCTGGGCGTCTCGGCGCAGGGTCAGGGCGGGACCTGGACCGTGACGCTGGGCGGCCCAGACGGCGCGGCGGGCGGTGTCGAGGTCGGCCGGTCCGACGACGGCGCGCCGGTGCTGGTGGCGCAGATGGCCGGGGCGACCAAGGCGGTCTGGCTGACCGATCCGCTGGTCGGCGACCGCTTCGCGGCGGTCACGGCCCTGGCGCCCGGCAAGAGCTACGCCGGCGGACGGCGCACGGTCGATCTGAGCCTAATCCCGACCGCGCAGGGCCTAGCGGTCGAGACGTCGGCCGACGACCTGAAGATCGAGGCGGCGGGCGACCTGGTGACCCTGAGCCGGCCCAAGGGGCTAGCCTTGTCGTCGCCGGCGGCCGGGCTGGAGACGGGCGACCACAATGCGGATGCGCCCAAGCGGGCGGCCTATCCGGCGCTGATCGACGAGGCCTGGGCCGCGACGGGCGAGGCGGGATTTTCAGACCGCTATCGCCGGCTGCAGGATGCGGCCGGGCTGGAGACGATCGCGGCGGCGGACAATCCGCGCGCGCCGATCGAGGCGCGGATGGCGCTGGCGCGGTTCCTGGTCGGGTCGGGCCTGAACTATGAGGCAATTGGTGTGCTGAACGCCCTGATCGCCAAGGCGCCCAACCTGCAAGGGGAGCCCGAAGTGCGCGGCCTGCGCGGGGTGGCGCGCGTCGGCGTCGGGCGGCTGGAGGAGGCCCAGGTCGATTTCGCGGGCGCGGCTCTGGCGGGCGATCCGGCGACCAAGGTCTGGCTGGGCTATATCGCCTCCGAAATGGGCGACTGGGAGGGGGCGCGTCGCAACTTCGCCGCCGGCGCACCGGCCATCGACAGCTTCCCCAAGGAATGGCGCGCGCGGTTCGGCGCGGCCCACGCCATGGCCGCGATCCAGTTGAACGATCTCGCCGCCGCCCAGCAGCTGTTGGCCTATGTATTCAGCCAGGATGCGCCGGCGGTCGATCAACTGACCGCGCGGCTGGTGCAGGCCCGGATGTTCCAGCTGAACGGCGACAAGAACCGGGCGCTGGCGGTCTACAAGGCCGTGGCGCGCGCGCCGCTAGACGGGATCGCCACGCCGGCGAAATTGGGTGCCATCAGCCTGGAGCTGGACAAGGGCGCGATCACGCCGGATCAGGCGACGGTCCAGCTGGAACAGCTGAAATGGCGCTGGCGCGGGGACGCGACCGAGATGGCGGTCGTGCGCAAACTGTCAGGCATCTATCTGCAACAGGGGCGATACCGCGAGGCGCTGGACGCCCTGCGCGGCGCGGGCAAGCGGATGGCTGGCGTGCCGGGCGCAGCCGAGGTGCAGGCGGATCAGGCGAACGCCTTCCGCGCCCTGTTCCTGGACGGGGCGGCGGACGGTTTGCAGCCGGTGCAGGCGCTGGCGCTGTTCTATGACTTCCGCGAACTGACGCCCATCGGGGCGGACGGCGACGAGATGGTGCGGCGTCTGTCGCGCCGGCTGATCGACGTGGACCTGCTGGATCAGGCCGCCGAATTGCTGAAGCACCAGGTGGATGAGCGTCTGGACGGGGTGGCCAAGGCCCAGGTCGCGACCAATCTGGCCACCGTCTATCTGATGGACCGTCAGCCGGAGAAGGCGTTGCAGGCCATCTGGGGCTCGCGCACCACCCTGCTGCCCAATGCGATGAACAGCGAGCGTCGGGCGCTGGAGGCGCGCGCCCTGATGGATCTGGGCCGGTTCGACCATGCGCTCGAGGTGCTGGACCGGGATCAGTCGAACCCCGCGCGCGAGGTGCGGGCCGATATCTTCTGGAAGCAGCAGAAGTGGGGCGAGGCGGCGCCGATCTATGAGGCGCGGCTGGGCGATCGCTACAAGACCGCGACCACGCCGCTGACGCCGGCCGAGGAAAGCTGGCTGATCCGGGCGGGCGTCGGCTATTCGCTGTCGGGCGATCGGGCCGCGTTGCAGCGGCTGAGCGGGCGCTTTGGGCCGATGGTTCCCGGCGCGCGTTCGGCGGCGGCGCTGCGGGTCGCGCTGGACGACAATCTGTCAGGCGTGGCGGGGACGGGCGACTTCGCCAATCTGTCCAGCCAGGCCGACACCTTCGTCGGCTGGGTCAACAGCGCCAAACAGGCGTTCAGAAAAGAAGCCGACGCCAAGAGCGCCGCCTGA
- the fliP gene encoding flagellar type III secretion system pore protein FliP (The bacterial flagellar biogenesis protein FliP forms a type III secretion system (T3SS)-type pore required for flagellar assembly.) has product MKPAVFVKPTGAELKRAALLSLFTTLVCLAWPVAALAQQAAQSGSALNIDLGTGAGLTQRVVQLVGLMTVLSLAPSIVIMTTSFVRIIVVLSLLRTALGLQQSPPNAVLVSLSLFLSAIVMAPTWQDAYDSGIRPLMDQQIELPQAFDQASEPVKTFMLAQVDRGDLALFTRLSKIDPPQNVQDLPLRVVTPAFMISELKKAFEIGFLLFVPFLVIDLVVASVLMSMGMMMLPPVVVSLPFKLIFFVLVDGWRLVAGSLVESFQRASGTG; this is encoded by the coding sequence GTGAAGCCCGCCGTCTTCGTCAAGCCGACCGGCGCCGAGCTGAAGCGCGCGGCCCTGCTGTCGCTGTTCACCACCCTGGTCTGTCTGGCCTGGCCCGTCGCGGCCCTGGCTCAGCAGGCGGCGCAAAGCGGCTCGGCGCTGAACATCGACCTGGGCACCGGCGCCGGCCTGACCCAGCGCGTGGTCCAGCTGGTCGGTCTGATGACCGTCCTGTCCCTGGCGCCGTCGATCGTCATCATGACGACCAGCTTCGTGCGGATCATCGTGGTCCTGTCGCTGCTGCGCACGGCGCTGGGCCTGCAACAGTCGCCGCCGAACGCCGTCCTGGTGTCTCTGTCGCTGTTCCTCAGCGCCATCGTCATGGCCCCGACCTGGCAGGACGCCTATGATTCGGGCATCCGTCCGCTGATGGATCAGCAGATTGAACTGCCCCAAGCCTTCGATCAGGCGTCCGAACCCGTAAAAACCTTCATGCTGGCCCAGGTGGACCGCGGGGACCTCGCCCTGTTCACCCGGCTGTCGAAGATCGACCCGCCCCAGAACGTCCAGGACCTGCCCCTGCGCGTGGTCACCCCGGCCTTCATGATCAGCGAGCTGAAGAAGGCCTTCGAAATCGGATTTCTCCTTTTCGTTCCGTTCCTTGTGATCGATCTGGTGGTGGCCAGCGTGCTGATGTCCATGGGCATGATGATGCTCCCTCCGGTGGTGGTCTCCCTCCCCTTCAAGTTGATCTTTTTCGTGCTGGTGGACGGCTGGCGATTGGTCGCCGGAAGCCTGGTCGAGAGCTTCCAGCGGGCGTCCGGTACCGGATAA